A section of the Primulina eburnea isolate SZY01 chromosome 1, ASM2296580v1, whole genome shotgun sequence genome encodes:
- the LOC140834188 gene encoding tetraspanin-3-like isoform X2, which yields MRATNNLIGFLNFLTFLLSIPILGGGIWLSTRANNTDCLKFLQWPLIIIGVSIMVVSLAGFAGACYRKSFLMYLYLWAMFFIIAALVGFIIFAYAVTDKGSGQPVMNRVYLEYYLGDYSGWLKDRVASESYWSKISSCIRDSRACKRIRRNVGGFPEAPEMFYIRKLSPIQQGKLT from the exons ATGAGAGCCACCAACAACCTGATAGGATTCCTCAACTTCCTGACTTTCTTGCTTTCAATCCCGATCCTCGGCGGCGGGATATGGCTGAGCACCCGCGCCAACAACACCGACTGCCTCAAGTTCCTGCAGTGGCCGCTCATCATCATCGGTGTCTCCATCATGGTGGTATCACTCGCGGGATTCGCCGGCGCGTGCTACCGCAAATCCTTCCTCATGTACCTCTACTTGTGGGCCATGTTCTTCATCATTGCCGCCCTCGTTGGGTTCATCATCTTCGCTTATGCTGTCACTGACAAGGGATCGGGTCAACCCGTCATGAACCGGGTCTACTTAGAGTACTACTTGGGGGATTATTCGGGCTGGTTGAAGGATCGCGTGGCGAGTGAGAGCTACTGGAGTAAGATTAGCTCTTGCATTAGGGATTCGCGTGCCTGCAAAAGGATCCGGAGGAATGTTGGGGGTTTCCCTGAGGCTCCAGAAATGTTCTATATAAGAAAACTCAGCCCTATTCAG CAGGGGAAGTTGACTTGA
- the LOC140834188 gene encoding tetraspanin-3-like isoform X1: protein MRATNNLIGFLNFLTFLLSIPILGGGIWLSTRANNTDCLKFLQWPLIIIGVSIMVVSLAGFAGACYRKSFLMYLYLWAMFFIIAALVGFIIFAYAVTDKGSGQPVMNRVYLEYYLGDYSGWLKDRVASESYWSKISSCIRDSRACKRIRRNVGGFPEAPEMFYIRKLSPIQQQGKLT, encoded by the exons ATGAGAGCCACCAACAACCTGATAGGATTCCTCAACTTCCTGACTTTCTTGCTTTCAATCCCGATCCTCGGCGGCGGGATATGGCTGAGCACCCGCGCCAACAACACCGACTGCCTCAAGTTCCTGCAGTGGCCGCTCATCATCATCGGTGTCTCCATCATGGTGGTATCACTCGCGGGATTCGCCGGCGCGTGCTACCGCAAATCCTTCCTCATGTACCTCTACTTGTGGGCCATGTTCTTCATCATTGCCGCCCTCGTTGGGTTCATCATCTTCGCTTATGCTGTCACTGACAAGGGATCGGGTCAACCCGTCATGAACCGGGTCTACTTAGAGTACTACTTGGGGGATTATTCGGGCTGGTTGAAGGATCGCGTGGCGAGTGAGAGCTACTGGAGTAAGATTAGCTCTTGCATTAGGGATTCGCGTGCCTGCAAAAGGATCCGGAGGAATGTTGGGGGTTTCCCTGAGGCTCCAGAAATGTTCTATATAAGAAAACTCAGCCCTATTCAG CAGCAGGGGAAGTTGACTTGA
- the LOC140834201 gene encoding transcription factor LHW-like, with the protein MGYLLKEALKTLCGVNQWSYAVFWKFGCQNPKLLIWEECYYDLDSNSRHPWIVSGNNNLEKVFQDFSNSWVSEENCNLPSGVQTQDTVHLLVNKMMMENHVNILGEGLVGRVAFTGNHQWILSENYHGEANLSEVVKEVCQQLSAGIKTIVVIPVLPHGVVQFGSYLLISENVGFITSVTSLVLQLGYIPGTLLSDNYASKELGQKIGVPVCLGDSTPCGPSLESNTINASSFVTDSLNYVVSSIPVILSNTEIWRNQQASLFAPSSSLDLPSGYSSLVIQNMKTISSIGYGSDGNRIGNENIASKFSASKGHINMNLSKMESSFSVSVDNFMANSLHGYSSVNQPHHFGKKCAQSELFACNKVIGQNINQISDNTLPQQDKHLNMIHSGNYSKYDDPCSQLQSGDDLFDILGADFKNKMFRSCWSSCMSYESTPDKHISNNDNICSKSLAPLEANGTSRGNSDSVILSIGADHLLDAVVSNVTTTVPQCTNDSVSCRTSLTNTGTSSAPNSSLLPYGRFDQVKGELFGVPKYLAKAGATSSCSLRTLSSKEEKETYSPSSSIYGSQISSWIEKGQNTKQDNSVSIGCSKKPSETCKTNRKRLKPGENPRPRPKDRQMIQDRVKELRELVPNGAKCSIDSLLERTIKHMLFLQNVTKHADKLKQTGESKLIGKDGNLLLKENFEGGATWAYEIGLQSMACPIIVEDLNQPRQMLVEMLCEERGLFLEIADIIRGLGLTILKGVMETRNDKIWARFSVEANRDVTRMEIFISLVCLLEQSAKDIPQDKKMVQQFRQTPALSMSGI; encoded by the exons ATGGGGTACTTGTTGAAAGAGGCTTTGAAGACTCTCTGTGGAGTCAACCAGTGGTCTTATGCTGTTTTCTGGAAGTTTGGTTGCCAAAACCCCAA GCTTTTAATTTGGGAAGAATGTTATTATGATTTGGATTCAAATTCGAGACATCCATGGATTGTTTCGGGAAACAATAATCTGGAAAAAGTCTTCCAAGATTTCAGTAATTCTTGGGTTTCAGAGGAAAATTGCAATTTGCCTTCTGGTGTCCAAACACAGGACACAGTTCATTTGCTAGTAAACAAAATGATGATGGAAAATCATGTTAATattttaggagaagg ATTAGTTGGAAGAGTTGCATTTACTGGTAACCATCAGTGGATACTATCTGAGAATTATCATGGAGAGGCCAATCTATCGGAG GTTGTGAAAGAGGTGTGCCAACAATTATCAGCTGGCATTAAG ACAATTGTCGTCATTCCTGTTCTTCCTCATGGTGTTGTTCAGTTTGGATCCTACTTGTTG ATATCGGAGAACGTAGGCTTTATTACCAGTGTAACGTCATTAGTACTTCAGCTGGGATACATACCTGGTACCTTACTGTCTGATAATTATGCATCAAAAGAACTTGGCCAAAAAATTGGGGTTCCGGTATGCCTTGGAGATTCTACTCCTTGTGGCCCGTCTTTGGAATCGAATACAATCAATGCCTCTTCTTTCGTTACTGACAGCCTAAACTATGTTGTTAGCTCGATTCCGGTTATCCTCTCGAATACAGAAATATGGAGGAACCAACAGGCTTCTCTTTTTGCTCCAAGTTCTTCTCTTGATTTACCTTCTGGCTATTCATCTTTAGTTattcaaaacatgaaaactATATCATCAATAGGTTATGGTTCAGATGGAAACAGGATTGGTAATGAAAATATTGCTTCCAAGTTTTCAGCTTCAAAAGGGCATATAAATATGAATTTGTCTAAAATGGAGTCATCTTTCTCTGTTTCCGTTGACAATTTCATGGCAAATTCCCTACATGGTTATAGCTCTGTGAACCAACCTCATCACTTCGGCAAGAAGTGTGCACAAAGTGAGTTATTTGCTTGTAACAAAGTAATtggacaaaacataaatcaaatcAGTGATAATACACTGCCTCAGCAGGATAAGCATCTGAATATGATTCATTCAGGGAATTACTCCAAGTACGATGATCCATGCTCTCAACTCCAATCAGGagacgatttgtttgatataTTGGGTGCAGACTTTAAGAATAAAATGTTCCGTAGTTGCTGGAGTAGCTGTATGAGTTACGAATCAACCCCAGATAAGCATATATCCAATAACGATAATATTTGTTCTAAGAGTTTGGCTCCTTTGGAAGCAAATGGTACTAGCCGAGGAAACTCGGATAGTGTGATTCTCTCGATTGGCGCTGACCATCTCTTGGATGCCGTTGTCTCTAATGTTACCACTACTGTGCCACAGTGCACAAATGACAGTGTTTCTTGCAGGACATCATTGACAAATACAGGCACCTCTTCTGCACCAAATAGTTCACTTCTCCCGTATGGGCGGTTTGACCAGGTGAAGGGAGAACTATTTGGTGTTCCAAAATATTTGGCAAAGGCAGGAGCAACGAGTTCTTGTTCATTGAGAACCTTGTCTTCCAAGGAAGAGAAGGAGACATATTCCCCGAGTAGTTCAATTTATGGATCGCAAATAAGTTCATGGATTGAAAAGGGTCAAAACACAAAACAGGATAATAGTGTGTCTATTGGATGTTCCAAGAAACCAAGTGAAACTTGCAAAACAAATCGTAAGAGGCTTAAACCGGGAGAAAACCCAAGACCTAGGCCAAAAGATCGCCAAATGATCCAAGATCGTGTCAAGGAGTTGAGGGAGCTTGTCCCAAATGGTGCAAAG TGCAGCATTGATTCTCTTCTGGAACGGACCATCAAACACATGCTTTTCTTGCAAAATGTCACCAAGCATGCGGATAAGCTAAAGCAAACTGGAGAATCCAAG TTAATTGGCAAGGATGGCAATTTGCTTCTGAAAGAAAACTTTGAAGGAGGAGCGACATGGGCCTATGAAATAGGCTTGCAATCCATGGCCTGTCCTATTATAGTCGAGGATCTAAATCAACCCCGTCAAATGCTCGTGGAG ATGCTATGTGAAGAAAGAGGTTTATTTTTGGAAATAGCTGATATAATCAGAGGACTGGGATTAACCATTTTGAAAGGGGTCATGGAAACTCGTAATGACAAGATTTGGGCTCGGTTTTCTGTTGAG GCTAACAGGGACGTCACGAGGATGGAAATATTTATCTCATTAGTCTGCCTGCTGGAGCAAAGTGCTAAAGATATCCCACAAGACAAGAAAATGGTCCAACAATTTCGCCAAACCCCCGCACTTTCGATGTCAGGTATATAA
- the LOC140813042 gene encoding aluminum-activated malate transporter 2-like, translating to MTMMEMESENTEKVSVFLSGWLWIKGIVAKMMAKIDEIAKQTEKMAKDDPRKLIHSLKVGIALTLVSLFYYFQPLYSNFGVSAMWAVMTVVVVFEFSVGATLGKGLNRGVATLVAGVLGIGANHLAIVSGKTGQPILIGLFVFLQAVLSTFIRFFPKVKARYDYGMLIFILTFSMVSISGLRTNEILELVQKRLSTVLIGAATCVVVSILVCPVWAGEDLHVLVAQNIDKLGNLLEGISDECFKTSEGGDSKNERSNLVSLNSVLDSKSNLENLANFAKWEPCHGGFMYRHPWKQYLKIGNLTRQCACRVEALNGYINSRTQGPEGIVGIVQESFSRMSSESGKVLKELASSIETMTKPPFPNPALANLKIDTKNLKSLLKSKLLEDTNLLQIMPVAAVASLLIDTVIYVENITEAVTELSSLAKFKCKDANGIPGESAMKNSKNPKQFATGDISCVRIDVDEADPMK from the exons ATGACGATGATGGAAATGGAGTCTGAAAATACAGAAAAAGTGAGTGTCTTTTTGAGTGGATGGTTGTGGATTAAAGGCATTGTAGCAAAGATGATGGCAAAAATTGATGAAATTGCAAAGCAAACGGAAAAGATGGCGAAAGATGATCCTAGAAAATTGATACACTCGCTAAAAGTTGGGATCGCACTAACATTAGTCTCATTGTTTTACTACTTTCAGCCTTTGTACAGCAACTTTGGTGTATCTGCAATGTGGGCTGTGATGACTGTGGTGGTCGTATTTGAGTTCTCTGTCG GTGCAACGCTAGGAAAAGGACTAAACCGAGGAGTTGCGACCCTGGTAGCCGGTGTTCTAGGCATTGGAGCAAATCACTTGGCAATTGTAAGTGGAAAAACAGGCCAACCGATCTTGATTGGGCTATTTGTCTTCCTACAAG CTGTGTTGTCTACGTTTATACGATTCTTTCCCAAAGTGAAAGCTCGATATGATTATGGGATGCTGATATTCATCTTGACATTTTCTATGGTTTCTATATCCGGTTTGCGGACGAACGAAATACTTGAACTGGTGCAAAAGAGGCTATCCACTGTACTTATCGGTGCAGCTACATGTGTAGTGGTATCCATTTTGGTGTGCCCCGTCTGGGCCGGTGAAGATCTTCACGTGCTGGTTGCTCAAAACATTGACAAGCTCGGAAATTTATTGGAAG GTATTTCTGATGAGTGTTTCAAAACATCAGAAGGGGGAGATTCAAAGAATGAAAGGTCAAATCTCGTTAGCTTAAACAGTGTTCTTGATTCAAAAAGCAATTTAGAGAACTTG GCAAATTTTGCGAAATGGGAACCATGCCATGGCGGATTCATGTACCGACATCCGTGGAAACAATACTTAAAGATCGGAAACTTGACAAGGCAGTGTGCCTGCAGAGTTGAAGCCCTTAATGGCTACATAAACTCCAGAACTcag GGGCCAGAAGGCATCGTGGGGATAGTACAAGAATCATTTTCAAGAATGAGTTCAGAATCTGGAAAAGTACTAAAAGAACTAGCATCGAGCATTGAGACAATGACTAAACCGCCCTTCCCTAATCCTGCCCTGGCGAACCTAAAAATCGACACCAAGAACCTGAAATCTTTGTTGAAGTCTAAACTGTTGGAAGACACCAACCTTCTGCAAATAATGCCTGTTGCCGCAGTTGCATCGCTGCTGATTGACACAGTAATTTACGTGGAAAACATCACAGAAGCCGTTACCGAGCTGAGTTCTCTTGCCAAGTTCAAATGCAAGGACGCAAATGGAATTCCAGGTGAATCAGCGATGAAGAACAGCAAGAATCCTAAACAATTTGCCACGGGTGACATTTCATGTGTTAGAATTGACGTTGACGAAGCTGATCCGATGAAGTAA